One stretch of Manis pentadactyla isolate mManPen7 chromosome 10, mManPen7.hap1, whole genome shotgun sequence DNA includes these proteins:
- the DEPDC4 gene encoding LOW QUALITY PROTEIN: DEP domain-containing protein 4 (The sequence of the model RefSeq protein was modified relative to this genomic sequence to represent the inferred CDS: inserted 4 bases in 3 codons; deleted 1 base in 1 codon; substituted 2 bases at 2 genomic stop codons) has translation MTILNVTLSKRVSKSVQQKLTKLKEEISKSEIKVGDFKDRLSVTAPRSPRKPELLSPSGGPPSLTQNSSPGLSSLQGLFRDLKPSDQLPGARSSPSPAPREHPAPQPAAGKPVTRQQSPGPETLEAYPGRESFPIPSVLASGVPAGARRVGGGGRTVPVGSRSPLPLSSREGGSGTRFPRPPKSLLVAPGQRPLPATAAGLLHSLLYSCGLKDWSRRREGGEKGRAWGGRVREGEEDRNTGQPRHNVTSVAVWGHVPGEELARELXTVLTPRFRNLGSQSELPGPRRTRQSFANSRGGFCRKRKTGCSGPFQATRLWDGIIHSLQTQVEIKRRRYHLRTYKDCFTGSDAVDVVLSHLMQNTCLSSTDISRLKGVLLCQDLMNYKVFEPVGMKLLKNQKELEFEDSNNSLYRFLGNKSSYIFCRRKNKSVKEIAIPEDKMISNXLAQEIGEERIEECVHIMNGNLALPPNITVDKTVLLLSKEVENVWKQQTLLCILQVIHLPFLENILEPPVKTQNLQLCKEEDLISNTCLDRETVPGLCLPKIDNWPNVAAECLEYFPDXLIVTVSQQLEQNRNEETRLNIKKILFDVIVKYYSQERGCLLTDEYFDIHLGILKLLENEKRTEALEATQLYLKFLLPNIREKLQWLPTFMAIASEPNACKLQKQXCYSFFCSDNKIMILKTLAKPVLPTKSLLKVQAEQLVWFLLDYHSELFKVSVXFCLGTFITKLVVSRKKANHSLYK, from the exons CGCCAAGATCACCACGGAAACCCGAGCTCCTGAGCCCGAGTGGGGGGCCTCCCTCTCTGACACAGAACTCGTCCCCGGGGCTCTCGTCGCTTCAGGGCCTCTTCAGGGACCTGAAGCCTTCGGACCAGCTCCCCGGAGCTAGAAGCTCCCCAAGCCCGGCTCCGCGCGAGCACCCAGCGCCCCAGCCCGCAGCCGGCAAACCCGTCACCAGGCAACAGTCGCCAGGCCCGGAAACCTTGGAGGCCTACCCCGGGCGCGAGTCCTTCCCCATTCCCTCCGTGCTGGCCTCCGGAGTCCCGGCAGGAGCACggcgggtggggggggggggtcgcACCGTGCCCGTGGGCAGCCGCTcacctcttcctctttcctcccggGAGGGCGGTTCTGGGACTCGTTTCCCCCGCCCCCCCAAAAGCTTGCTGGTTGCTCCTGGTCAGCGTCCGCTCCCGGCCACTGCCGCCGGCTTACTCCATAGCCTTCTCTATTCGTGCGGCCTCAAAGACTGGAGCcggaggagggaagggggagagaaggggagggcCTGGGGGGGAAGAGTAAGGGAGGGGGAAGAAGACCGAAACACCGGCCAGCCGCGACATAACGTCACTTCCG TCGCGGTGTGGGGTCACGTGCCCGGGGAGGAGCTGGCGCGCGAGT TAACGGTTTTGACTCCGCGGTTCCGAAACCTTGGCAGCCAGAGTGAGCTTCCGGGCCCACGGCGGACCCGGCAGAGTTTCGCGAACTCTAGAGGTGGCTTCTGCCGGAAAAGGAAGACAG gttGCTCTGGTCCTTTTCAAGCTACTAGGTTATGGGATGGTATTAttcactcccttcagactcaagtggaaataaaaagaaggagGTATCATTTAAGAACATACAAAGACTGTTTTACTGGTTCTGATGCTGTTGATGTAGTTTTAAGTCATCTTATGCAAAATACATGCCTAAGTAGTACTGACATCTCTCGTCTTAAAGGAGTTCTTCTTTGCCAAGATCTAATGAACTATAAAGTGTTTGAACCCGTGGGAATGAagctattaaaaaatcaaaaggaatTAGAATTTGAAGATTCAAACAATAGTCTCTACAGATTTCTAGGCAATAAATCATCATATATATTTTGTAGAAGAAAAAAC AAGTCAGTAAAAGAAATAGCCAT ACCAGAAGATAAAATGATTTCAA CTCTAGCACAAGAGATTGGTGAGGAAAGAATTGAGGAATGTGTTCATATAATGAATGGGAATCTGGCTTTACCTCCAAATATCACAGTTGACAAAACTGTTCTCCTGCTTTCAAAAGAAG TGGAAAATGTTTGGAAACAACAAACGTTGTTATGTATTCTGCAGGTGATTCACCTTCCattcttggaaaatattttagagCCTCCAGTTAAAACACAGAATCTTCAGTTATGTAAAGAGGAAGATCTCATCTCAAACACTTGTCTAGACAGAGAGACTGTTCCAGGCTTATGTCTACCTAA GATTGATAACTGGCCTAATGTAGCAGCTGAATGCTTGGAATATTTCCCTGACTAGTTAATAGTTACAGTTAGTCAGCAgttagaacaaaacagaaatgaagagaCAAGATTGAATATAAAGAAGATACTCTTTGATGTCATTGTAAAATATTACAGTCAAGAGAGAGGTTGCCTATTAACTGATGAGTATTTTGACATTCATTTAGGAATTCTCAAACTCTTAG aaaatgagaaaagaacagaagCACTTGAAGCAACACAACTATATCTGAAGTTTTTGTTGCCCAACATCAGAGAAAAATTACAATGGCTACCTACTTTTATGGCTATTGCCTCAGAACCCAATGCCTGCAAGTTACAAAAACAG tAATGTTACTCTTTTTTTTGCAGTGATAACAAAATCATGATCCTGAAAACTCTTGCCAAACCAGTTTTGCCAACCAAATCATTATTAAAAGTACAGGCAGAGCAACTAGTCTGGTTTCTTCTGGATTATCATTCTGAACTCTTCAAGGTATCTGT ATTTTGCCTGGGTACATTTATTACTAAGCTTGTT GTGTCAAGAAAAAAGGCAAATCATTCACTTTATAAGTAA